GCCAAGTAACAGTTGCAGGAATCTCAATGTTTCTTGCAACTACAACCCGCTTCAGGATATTTTCTACCCCATTATAGATATTATGGAGAAATGTACCGATTGCTGCCAGTTCAATAACAGTTTATTCTTTCTTCGACTTTGCAAGTTTCAGGTTTTCAAGTGCTATCTCAACATTCTCTTTTTCTGCAAGTATCTGTTTTTGAAGTTTATCCATAGAGCTTCTCCCCGGTTTCTTCAACAAGCTTATTAAACAAGGATTTTCTGGATAGGTCAATCAAGTCAACCGGTTTGGATAAAACTCTATATAATTCAGTATAGAATGGGAAGAACATTCGGGGTTCTATTCCCCCTACCCCGATATCAATATCATTGGACTCCTTATCTTTTACAACTGATGAGCCAAAAAGGATAATGGAAGATACATTATATTTTTCAGCACATTTTATTATGTTATCCTTATCTTCTGCTGATATCATCTCAATCACCTTGGAGACTCAATATTCAATATTTACATTCTTCAGATATTTTATATAATTATGTTTTTAATCTCCCGATATATCACTCAACGAAATCGTCTATTCTTTCTTCTCCAGCACCCTCCGGCCACGCCGCCAGACCGATTAAAATATGCTCGGGAAATAGCCATAAAAGCATATCTGAACATTCATTTAAAAATCATCCAGATCGAACACCACAAACCCTTTCTCACGAAGTGATTCCTTCCCTTCAACCTTCCTAGCCACCAGTCCATAATATTCCACTCTTTCACCTTTATTCCATTTAACAAAATCCGCTTTTTTCTTTAATTTCTCCAGATTTCGCAAAGATTCTGCTGTGGAAAGCGTTCTCCATTTGCACTCAATGAACAACACCTCCTTTGTTGCATCATTCAAGGCAATAAGATCAATCTCCTCCTTCTTGTGCCACCACCTGCCTATCTTTGTAAATTCAATAGGTCTTGCCTGCCACAGGAATTCTGCTGCGATCTTCTCAAAAACCACACCTAAATACCTGTTAAAATCAGGATTAAACTGCGGTATCTTAAAGTCACCATAAATCAGGCTTTTATTCGGATAGATAAACCTGAACCAGAAAGTGAAATAATTATCTGTGATATAATATCTGGCATTTCTTGACCGATGGGTCTTTTCGGTTACCGGATACCGTGCTTCCACAATATTCAACACAGACAGGTTTGACACGTACTGGGATACAATGGATGAACTTAATCCAGTATAGTTGACAATATCGCCGAATTTTGTATTTCCAAAGGCAATCGCGGTTAAGATTGAAAAATATTTTGCAGGTTCCCTGAATTCGGATTTAAGTAAAACTTCAGCTTCCTCAAGCAGCAGGCTTTCAATGGAATA
The sequence above is a segment of the Methanosarcinales archaeon genome. Coding sequences within it:
- a CDS encoding ATP-binding protein: MLIVFNKFVNRENELQHLNSAYLSDRSEFIVIFGRRRIGKTELLRRFIKEKRAVYFLADERGDSANLSEFRTLVADRLGNEILGQSTIDWLDTLKEAANTEERLVIAIDEYPFLINGNKAIPSIFQKAWDLYLKDSNVMLILCGSSISMMERHVLGSKSPLYGRRTGQIKVEPLKFKLTGAFFPEFKVEELVKIYAITDGVPYYLKEAEHRIKKINQLEMLYSIESLLLEEAEVLLKSEFREPAKYFSILTAIAFGNTKFGDIVNYTGLSSSIVSQYVSNLSVLNIVEARYPVTEKTHRSRNARYYITDNYFTFWFRFIYPNKSLIYGDFKIPQFNPDFNRYLGVVFEKIAAEFLWQARPIEFTKIGRWWHKKEEIDLIALNDATKEVLFIECKWRTLSTAESLRNLEKLKKKADFVKWNKGERVEYYGLVARKVEGKESLREKGFVVFDLDDF